A genomic region of Methanobacterium sp. SMA-27 contains the following coding sequences:
- a CDS encoding peroxiredoxin, which translates to MGEKVYMVKKMKKEGCGIPLIGDEFPKMKVQTTKGMIKLPKAFKEKWFILFSHPADFTPVCTTEFFAFQARYQQFKDLNCELIGLSVDQIFSHLKWIEWIKDNLDIEIEFPVIADTGEIAKTLGLIHPAKASNTVRAVFIIDPTGIIRAILYYPQELGRNIDEILRMIEGFNQIEKKQVAIPANWPNNEIIGKGLIIPPIPDIEEGKKRSDKYKCLDWWLCYRNYYKW; encoded by the coding sequence ATGGGCGAAAAGGTTTATATGGTTAAGAAAATGAAAAAAGAAGGATGTGGAATACCATTAATAGGTGATGAATTCCCTAAAATGAAAGTTCAAACCACAAAAGGGATGATTAAACTTCCCAAAGCATTTAAAGAAAAATGGTTTATTCTTTTCAGCCATCCTGCCGATTTTACACCTGTCTGTACAACAGAATTTTTTGCTTTCCAAGCTAGATATCAACAATTCAAGGATCTAAACTGTGAACTCATTGGCTTGAGTGTTGACCAAATATTTTCACATCTTAAATGGATTGAATGGATAAAAGATAACCTTGACATTGAAATAGAGTTCCCTGTAATTGCAGACACTGGTGAAATAGCAAAAACTCTTGGGTTGATCCATCCTGCAAAGGCATCCAATACTGTTAGGGCGGTTTTTATAATTGATCCAACTGGAATAATAAGGGCAATACTTTATTATCCACAGGAACTTGGCCGTAATATAGATGAAATCCTCAGAATGATCGAAGGATTCAACCAGATAGAGAAAAAACAGGTAGCAATACCTGCAAATTGGCCAAATAATGAAATAATAGGTAAAGGACTTATAATTCCACCAATACCCGATATTGAGGAGGGTAAAAAACGTTCAGATAAATATAAATGTTTGGATTGGTGGTTATGTTACAGAAATTACTATAAATGGTAA
- a CDS encoding rubredoxin, protein MKKYKCKVCGYVYDPEAGEPRKDTAPGTPFDDLKNNWRCPQCGAGLNRFIPK, encoded by the coding sequence ATGAAGAAATACAAATGCAAGGTATGTGGTTATGTATATGACCCTGAGGCCGGTGAGCCCAGAAAGGATACGGCTCCAGGAACACCATTTGATGATCTAAAAAATAACTGGCGTTGTCCTCAATGTGGTGCAGGATTAAACAGGTTCATTCCTAAATAG
- a CDS encoding universal stress protein has protein sequence MFERIMVPTDGSDFAARSEDIAIEIAKKFNSTIVAVHIIDDKLIYPFEVLEDEGKSILKKVKEKAEKEKVTIQDVLIVGSPTHDMAKIVKKTETDLVVIATHGKTGLVKLILGSVAESALKSVNKPVLLVKKE, from the coding sequence TTGTTTGAGAGGATAATGGTTCCAACGGACGGTTCAGATTTTGCTGCAAGATCAGAGGATATTGCAATTGAAATAGCAAAGAAATTCAATTCAACAATTGTGGCAGTCCATATTATAGATGATAAACTAATTTACCCCTTTGAAGTTCTTGAAGACGAGGGAAAATCTATACTGAAAAAGGTTAAGGAAAAGGCTGAAAAAGAGAAAGTAACTATTCAAGATGTTCTAATAGTTGGCAGTCCAACCCATGATATGGCAAAAATAGTTAAAAAAACAGAGACAGATCTTGTTGTTATTGCTACACATGGAAAAACCGGTCTTGTAAAACTAATTTTGGGAAGTGTGGCTGAAAGCGCCTTGAAAAGTGTAAATAAACCAGTACTTCTGGTTAAAAAAGAGTAA
- a CDS encoding rubredoxin, with amino-acid sequence MDKYRCGICGYIYDPERGEPRNKTDPGTAFEDLPDMWFCPSCGTAKRRFRITKRP; translated from the coding sequence ATGGATAAATATAGATGTGGAATATGTGGTTATATATACGATCCAGAAAGGGGCGAACCAAGAAACAAAACGGATCCCGGCACTGCATTTGAAGATCTGCCTGATATGTGGTTCTGTCCATCTTGCGGTACAGCAAAAAGAAGGTTTAGAATTACCAAAAGACCTTAA
- a CDS encoding ferritin, with translation MMDEKMINALNSQLNAEMYSSYLYLSMGSYFESEDMSGFANWMRVQAQEELVHAMKIYDFIIQRGDRVTLTRIDSPPTEWKSALDVFEHVYAHEQKVTELINQLVNLAISLGDHATNNFLQWFVSEQVEEEESSSGVLKKVKMANESLSALLMLDSELAQRVFNPPTTPTNV, from the coding sequence ATAATGGATGAAAAAATGATTAATGCTTTAAACAGCCAATTAAATGCAGAGATGTACTCATCATATCTTTATCTTTCAATGGGAAGCTATTTTGAATCTGAAGATATGAGTGGATTTGCAAATTGGATGAGAGTACAGGCACAGGAAGAATTAGTACATGCAATGAAGATATATGATTTTATAATTCAGAGAGGTGATAGGGTAACACTCACAAGGATAGATTCACCTCCAACAGAGTGGAAATCTGCACTTGATGTATTTGAACATGTTTATGCCCATGAACAAAAGGTCACGGAATTAATAAACCAGCTTGTTAATCTTGCAATTTCTCTTGGAGACCATGCAACAAACAACTTCTTACAGTGGTTTGTTTCAGAACAAGTTGAAGAAGAAGAATCATCAAGTGGTGTTCTTAAAAAGGTTAAAATGGCCAATGAATCACTAAGTGCACTTTTAATGTTAGACAGTGAATTAGCTCAACGAGTTTTTAATCCTCCAACCACACCAACCAACGTCTAA
- the rd gene encoding rubredoxin encodes MKKFLCTACGYIYDPEVGDPDAGIDPGTSFEDLPDDWVCPLCGVGKELFEETD; translated from the coding sequence ATGAAGAAATTTCTTTGTACAGCATGTGGATACATATATGATCCTGAAGTAGGAGACCCTGATGCAGGAATAGACCCTGGAACATCTTTTGAAGATCTGCCTGATGATTGGGTATGCCCTCTTTGCGGAGTGGGTAAGGAGTTGTTTGAGGAAACAGATTAA
- the hcp gene encoding hydroxylamine reductase: protein MPEKLDMFCYQCSQTAFETGCTVKGVCGKEATVARLQDNLLFSMKGISAYLYHSRELGYTDPEVDAFLEKGFYSTLTNVNFDAGEFVKLATESGMMNIKAMQLLKKAHIETYGEPTPTEVKVGSVKGKGIIATGHSMKALEELLKQTEGTGINVYTHSELLPAHGYPGLRKYKHLVGQIGGPWFDQKKTFSKYPAAIVGTSNCVLLPKDEYKERMFTVGVAQLPGVKHIEDYDFSPVIEIAKSLPDLEDEPRDKVLTTGFGASTILSLAGKIKELVEAGKIKHFFVVGGCDSPKPQATYYTEFVKNLPEDTIVLTLACGKYRFNDMELGDIEGVPRLIDLGQCNDAIVGIDVVVALSELFGMEINDLPLTFVLSWMEQKAAAILWSLLALDIKNMYLGPIIPGWVNEDILNVLVENYGLTPIGDPKEDIKKMLG from the coding sequence GCCAGAAAAATTGGATATGTTCTGTTACCAGTGTTCTCAAACAGCATTTGAAACTGGATGTACTGTTAAAGGGGTTTGCGGGAAAGAAGCAACGGTTGCAAGACTTCAAGACAACTTATTATTCTCAATGAAAGGAATATCAGCATACCTTTATCATTCTAGAGAATTAGGATACACAGACCCTGAAGTGGATGCATTTCTTGAAAAGGGATTCTATTCGACCTTAACTAATGTGAATTTTGATGCAGGAGAGTTTGTTAAACTAGCAACAGAATCTGGAATGATGAATATTAAGGCAATGCAGCTATTAAAAAAAGCCCATATAGAAACTTATGGGGAACCAACACCAACAGAAGTCAAAGTGGGCTCTGTAAAAGGTAAAGGGATTATAGCCACAGGTCATAGTATGAAAGCATTAGAAGAACTATTGAAACAAACAGAGGGAACTGGAATCAATGTATACACCCATTCTGAACTTTTACCTGCACATGGATATCCTGGACTCAGAAAGTACAAACATTTGGTAGGACAGATAGGCGGTCCTTGGTTTGACCAGAAGAAAACATTCTCAAAATATCCTGCAGCAATAGTTGGAACATCAAACTGTGTTCTCCTACCTAAAGATGAGTACAAAGAAAGAATGTTCACAGTTGGAGTTGCACAGTTACCAGGAGTTAAACATATAGAAGATTACGACTTCTCACCTGTAATTGAAATAGCAAAATCACTACCAGATCTAGAAGATGAACCACGTGACAAAGTCTTAACAACAGGATTTGGAGCTTCAACCATACTATCACTTGCAGGCAAGATCAAAGAGCTTGTAGAAGCAGGTAAGATTAAACACTTCTTTGTTGTTGGTGGATGTGATTCACCTAAACCACAGGCAACATACTATACCGAATTTGTTAAGAACCTTCCCGAAGACACAATCGTATTAACATTGGCATGTGGAAAGTACAGATTCAATGACATGGAATTAGGGGATATTGAAGGTGTACCTAGATTAATAGATCTAGGACAGTGTAACGATGCCATAGTTGGAATAGATGTGGTTGTTGCTTTATCAGAACTCTTTGGAATGGAGATTAATGACCTACCATTGACTTTTGTTTTAAGTTGGATGGAACAGAAAGCAGCAGCAATACTTTGGAGCCTCCTAGCATTAGATATCAAAAACATGTACCTGGGACCAATAATACCAGGATGGGTTAACGAAGATATTTTAAATGTCTTGGTAGAAAATTATGGATTAACACCTATAGGCGACCCTAAAGAAGATATAAAAAAGATGTTAGGTTAA
- a CDS encoding superoxide dismutase yields METKYYELPDLPYGYKDLEPYISEEQLKLHHDKHHQAYVDGANAILKKFDSRKTAEFDIKAVAKELTFHVGGFILHNYFWQNMGPANKCGGEPTGTIAEYIKKDFGTFERFKKEFTQAAAGVEGSGWAVVTLCRKTNRIFIMQVEKHNVNIIPGFRIMFVLDMWEHAYYLDYKNKRPDYIEAFWNLVNWDEVNRKTDIWLNSPQP; encoded by the coding sequence ATGGAAACAAAATATTATGAATTACCTGACCTACCATATGGATACAAGGATCTTGAACCATACATATCAGAGGAACAATTGAAATTGCACCATGATAAACATCACCAAGCATATGTAGATGGTGCTAATGCAATCTTGAAAAAATTCGATTCAAGAAAAACTGCAGAATTTGACATTAAAGCTGTTGCAAAGGAATTAACCTTTCATGTAGGCGGTTTTATTCTTCATAACTACTTCTGGCAGAATATGGGTCCTGCAAATAAATGTGGAGGAGAACCAACAGGAACCATTGCAGAATATATAAAAAAAGATTTCGGAACTTTTGAAAGATTTAAAAAAGAATTCACACAGGCCGCTGCAGGTGTGGAAGGTTCTGGCTGGGCTGTAGTTACTCTATGCAGGAAAACTAATAGAATATTCATAATGCAGGTAGAGAAGCACAACGTAAATATAATTCCAGGATTTAGAATTATGTTTGTCCTTGATATGTGGGAACATGCATACTACCTTGATTACAAGAACAAACGACCAGATTATATTGAAGCATTCTGGAATCTTGTTAACTGGGATGAAGTAAACAGAAAAACAGATATATGGTTGAATTCACCACAACCATAA
- a CDS encoding pyrimidine dimer DNA glycosylase/endonuclease V: MRLWSIHPKYLDSKGLVALWREGLLARAVLQEETKGYKNHPQLIRFKNHENPLAAINTYLLNVYRESERRSYNFNRNKIGLEFTEVRINVTQGQIIYELKHLKSKLKTRDPIKYSEIEKLTIPDINPIFHIVVGDIETWEVVKNY; encoded by the coding sequence ATGAGGTTATGGAGCATTCATCCTAAATATCTGGATTCAAAGGGACTGGTTGCACTTTGGAGGGAAGGACTTCTTGCAAGAGCTGTTCTTCAAGAAGAAACTAAGGGTTATAAAAACCATCCCCAGCTTATTAGATTTAAAAATCATGAAAATCCTCTGGCTGCTATTAACACCTACCTCTTGAATGTATACAGAGAATCAGAGAGAAGATCTTATAATTTTAACAGAAACAAAATAGGCCTTGAATTCACTGAAGTAAGGATTAATGTGACACAGGGACAAATCATTTATGAACTCAAACATCTCAAATCTAAACTAAAAACAAGAGACCCAATTAAATACAGTGAAATTGAAAAATTGACCATACCAGATATTAACCCGATTTTTCATATTGTTGTTGGCGATATTGAAACTTGGGAAGTAGTAAAAAATTATTAA
- a CDS encoding flavin reductase family protein, with protein sequence MKFQQTGPENAYRLLAPRPTIIVTTKSKNGNVNAAPFSFTMPVSINPPLLAFASVPTHHTFKNIEETKEFVVNIPNEDILDKLWITGEKFPEDINEIEKAGLTQIKSSKVSPPKIGECVAQWNVKCIG encoded by the coding sequence ATGAAATTCCAGCAAACAGGTCCAGAAAATGCATATAGGTTGTTAGCACCCCGACCAACAATAATAGTCACAACCAAAAGCAAAAATGGAAATGTTAATGCTGCACCATTTTCTTTTACAATGCCTGTTTCCATTAACCCACCACTTTTAGCCTTTGCATCTGTGCCCACACATCACACTTTTAAAAATATAGAAGAAACAAAAGAATTCGTTGTTAACATACCCAATGAAGATATTCTGGACAAACTATGGATAACCGGTGAAAAATTTCCAGAAGATATAAATGAGATAGAAAAGGCAGGTTTAACACAGATCAAATCATCTAAAGTATCTCCCCCTAAGATTGGTGAATGTGTGGCGCAATGGAATGTAAAATGTATTGGATAA
- a CDS encoding ATP-binding cassette domain-containing protein translates to MISVKNVSKTYKIEDGAEIKALDNISIDVKKGEILGIIGVSGSGKSTLLRILRGVESFDSGEIDLDDFHVKFDSTPYYSRKLKDATAIHLQRSFGLWAETALQNVVRKLNGVKYGDEGLTNFDFAYDEFGEEAREILRIVGLEHKIDHFAPVLSGGEKQRLIMARQLAKKPKVLLLDEPATMSCPKTKQDILNAIKTINEELGVTVVIVSHLPEVHLYLSDRLIFMETGKVIGEGTPETIIPKFIMEMEEPETPRDPDTIGESIIKVKDIKKKFVLLKGGNVLEMENINFDVKKGEIISLIGQSGAGKTVLLRIMAGLDVPDGGDVKFKLNHDWVDMQEPGIVRMNVRRKIGFMHQEFSLVHHATIKDQIAGRLGVKGENVIAHAKKVANELGISEVVLDLLYQLTDLPESEAKSKLEKVGLTHDILEKLFPSFPETEIQKYAEPVFKALDLPMEILERRSYELSGGQKVRATLALILTSKPEVLILDEPFGDLDPITLRIVSNSLKRINKEFDTTILMVSHHVDFVEEVSTRAILMDDGELLADGEPHELCEEFIKMCNADYLIGFEELRKQLAGI, encoded by the coding sequence ATGATTAGTGTTAAAAATGTTTCTAAGACTTATAAAATTGAAGATGGTGCAGAGATTAAGGCTTTGGATAATATATCAATTGACGTTAAAAAAGGAGAAATACTTGGAATTATCGGTGTTAGTGGATCCGGGAAAAGTACACTTCTAAGAATTTTAAGGGGTGTTGAGTCTTTTGATTCTGGTGAAATAGATTTGGATGATTTCCATGTTAAATTCGATTCAACTCCATACTACTCCAGAAAGCTCAAAGATGCAACTGCAATACACCTCCAAAGATCATTTGGATTATGGGCTGAAACTGCTTTACAAAATGTTGTAAGAAAATTAAACGGAGTTAAATATGGTGATGAAGGATTAACCAATTTTGATTTCGCATACGACGAATTTGGAGAAGAAGCAAGGGAAATACTCAGGATTGTAGGTCTTGAGCACAAGATTGATCACTTCGCACCAGTTCTAAGTGGTGGAGAGAAACAAAGGCTTATAATGGCAAGACAACTTGCAAAGAAGCCTAAAGTATTGTTATTAGATGAACCAGCCACGATGTCATGTCCTAAAACGAAACAGGATATACTAAACGCTATAAAAACTATAAATGAAGAGCTGGGTGTAACTGTTGTTATTGTTTCACATCTTCCTGAAGTACATCTTTACCTTTCGGATCGTCTTATCTTTATGGAGACGGGTAAAGTAATTGGAGAAGGAACTCCTGAAACCATAATTCCTAAATTTATAATGGAAATGGAAGAACCAGAAACTCCAAGGGATCCAGATACAATAGGAGAATCCATAATTAAGGTTAAAGATATCAAGAAAAAATTTGTACTCTTAAAGGGAGGAAATGTCCTGGAAATGGAAAATATTAATTTTGATGTTAAAAAAGGCGAAATAATTTCTTTAATTGGACAAAGTGGAGCTGGAAAAACTGTTTTACTCAGGATAATGGCAGGATTAGATGTTCCTGATGGTGGGGATGTTAAATTCAAACTCAACCATGATTGGGTTGATATGCAGGAACCCGGTATTGTACGAATGAATGTAAGGCGTAAAATAGGATTCATGCATCAGGAATTTTCACTTGTACACCATGCAACAATAAAAGACCAGATAGCTGGAAGATTAGGTGTTAAAGGTGAAAATGTTATTGCACATGCAAAAAAGGTTGCAAATGAATTGGGGATAAGTGAAGTTGTGCTTGATTTACTTTACCAGTTAACAGATCTGCCTGAATCCGAGGCAAAAAGCAAACTTGAGAAGGTGGGTTTAACACATGATATCCTTGAAAAACTTTTCCCAAGTTTTCCTGAAACAGAAATTCAAAAGTATGCCGAACCAGTTTTCAAGGCACTTGATCTACCAATGGAAATACTTGAAAGACGTTCCTATGAACTTTCTGGTGGCCAGAAGGTCAGAGCTACATTGGCATTGATCTTAACTTCTAAACCCGAAGTTCTGATACTTGATGAACCCTTTGGAGACCTTGATCCTATTACATTACGAATTGTTTCAAACTCTCTTAAAAGGATTAACAAAGAATTTGACACAACAATACTTATGGTAAGCCATCATGTGGATTTCGTTGAAGAGGTTTCCACCAGAGCAATTCTTATGGATGATGGAGAACTTTTAGCTGATGGAGAACCACACGAATTATGTGAAGAATTTATTAAAATGTGTAATGCAGATTATCTCATAGGTTTTGAAGAACTAAGAAAACAACTTGCAGGTATTTAA